A genomic window from Triticum urartu cultivar G1812 chromosome 7, Tu2.1, whole genome shotgun sequence includes:
- the LOC125522108 gene encoding fatty-acid-binding protein 2-like encodes MKHDRLIFANIGHAGGYMYQYPPEFPMSHDLGLSLVTHLGRLLGSSLQHRREICSSGNVKAQEAFICLRKFARAFFFWFSRAYDPKSPHGFSHIKRVTSGVQNLVGSQFASLKEGHAVQLLLARLAQATIGRMWNDIEQQHASNLLTMAGFAAIVPPFENISPKMLAELITFGNVDGYINMPAEQPCLDTKRLSCSSVAVPTTIFQEDAVEPKTGIKFPAFLEDDSCPATTVLVGVGFKGMKIMRVKNLNLYAFGLYMQPNSICEKLGPKYASVPTTNLKDDPDFYDDLLRENLHIRVRLVVNYKGLSIGAVRDVFEKSLGLRLRKINPDTDYHCLKTFASYFTKDIPIPAGTKIDFCQTSDGQLITEIDGRQISAVQSKDLCRAFFDMYIGDSPVSLEAKREVAWNVAGLMGRCGG; translated from the exons ATGAAGCACGATCGGTTAATTTTCGCCAATATTGGTCATGCCGGGGGATACATGTACCAGTATCCACCAGAGTTTCCAATGTCCCATGATCTTGGGCTGAGTTTGGTAACACATCTCGGAAGATTGTTGGGGAGTTCTTTGCAACATCGCAGGGAGATCTGTTCTTCGGGAAATGTGAAGGCTCAGGAAGCATTCATTTGCCTCAGGAAGTTTGCCAGAGCTTTCTTCTTCTGGTTTTCTAGAGCGTATGACCCCAAGAGTCCCCACGGGTTTTCACATATAAAGCGAGTGACTTCTGGTGTGCAAAATTTGGTGGGATCGCAGTTTGCTTCTCTAAAAGAAGGGCATGCTGTACAGCTGTTGTTAGCCAGACTTGCACAGGCAACCATTGGACGAATGTGGAATGACATTGAGCAGCAACATGCCAGCAATCTTCTTACTATGGCTGGTTTTGCTGCTATCGTACCACCATTTGAAAACAT ATCTCCGAAGATGCTTGCAGAGTTGATAACGTTTGGAAATGTTGATGGTTATATCAACATGCCAGCAGAGCAGCCTTGTTTGGACACTAAGCGGCTAAGTTGTTCTTCTGTTGCTGTGCCAACTACGATCTTTCAAGAAGACGCAGTTGAACCAAAAACTGGAATCAAGTTCCCTGCATTCCTTGAAGATGACTCCTGTCCAGCTACAACG GTCCTCGTTGGGGTGGGTTTCAAAGGCATGAAAATAATGAGGGTCAAAAATCTGAACCTGTACGCTTTTGGTTTAT ATATGCAACCGAATTCTATTTGCGAGAAGCTGGGTCCTAAGTATGCTTCAGTTCCAACCACCAACCTGAAGGATGACCCAGATTTCTATGATGATCTTCTGAG GGAAAACCTTCATATCAGAGTTAGGTTGGTAGTCAACTACAAAGGCCTTAGCATTGGTGCAGTGAGAGA TGTATTCGAGAAGTCACTTGGCCTGCGTTTGCGAAAG ATAAATCCCGACACTGACTATCATTGCTTGAAGACCTTTGCTTCTTACTTCACTAAAGATATCCCTATACCTGCT GGCACAAAGATCGACTTCTGCCAAACGTCTGACGGTCAGCTAATAACAGAAA TTGATGGCAGGCAGATCAGTGCTGTTCAGAGCAAAGACCTTTGCA GGGCTTTCTTCGACATGTACATTGGCGATTCGCCCGTCTCGCTAGAGGCCAAAAGGGAAGTCGCCTGGAATGTCGCCGGGCTCATGGGCAGATGTGGCGGGTGA